One window from the genome of Bacillus tianshenii encodes:
- the moaD gene encoding molybdopterin converting factor subunit 1, whose protein sequence is MIQLYYFASLREKTGKQSEEIPFQSLTVQEALNWLHNSYPTISTKHLMVAINEEYATKQEMIQQGDTVAFIPPVSGG, encoded by the coding sequence ATGATTCAACTGTATTATTTTGCGAGCTTAAGAGAGAAGACAGGAAAACAAAGTGAAGAAATACCATTTCAGTCGCTAACCGTTCAAGAGGCATTGAACTGGCTTCATAACTCTTACCCAACCATTTCAACAAAGCACTTAATGGTGGCAATTAATGAAGAATATGCGACAAAACAAGAAATGATCCAACAAGGTGACACCGTCGCTTTTATTCCGCCAGTGAGCGGAGGATAG
- a CDS encoding molybdenum cofactor biosynthesis protein MoaE — translation MKLYEITNQPLELNVMLEKVLHPGAGAVTHFIGTVREWTKGKRTLFLEYEAYIPMAEKKLAQIGNEIVGKWPGTKVAISHRIGVLEISDIAVIIAVSSPHRKAAYEANEYAIERIKEMVPIWKKEKWENGEEWIGDQRERTAYPTGRPEGVDKI, via the coding sequence ATGAAGCTATATGAAATAACAAATCAACCGCTCGAATTAAATGTCATGCTCGAAAAGGTCCTTCACCCGGGTGCTGGAGCAGTTACTCATTTTATCGGCACAGTGCGTGAATGGACAAAAGGCAAGCGTACGCTATTTCTTGAATACGAGGCATATATTCCGATGGCTGAAAAGAAATTAGCGCAAATCGGCAATGAGATTGTAGGAAAGTGGCCGGGGACAAAAGTTGCCATTTCTCATCGTATCGGTGTACTTGAAATTTCAGATATTGCTGTCATTATCGCCGTATCGTCCCCACATCGAAAAGCAGCATATGAAGCAAATGAATATGCCATCGAGCGAATTAAAGAAATGGTACCTATTTGGAAGAAAGAAAAGTGGGAAAACGGTGAAGAATGGATTGGAGACCAACGTGAACGTACAGCCTATCCAACAGGACGGCCGGAAGGGGTTGATAAGATATGA
- the mobB gene encoding molybdopterin-guanine dinucleotide biosynthesis protein B, which translates to MAAVGPPVLQIVGYKKSGKSTLMRKWISCCETLGWEVGAIKHHGHGGAPSLGEEKTDSVSFFKSGATASLVEGDGVIQLLLKKKNITLDQMIAFYQIVEPSLILIEGYKQAAFPKVVIIRNREEWEQLQHLTNIVAIITHLPFLMNFSCPVFSYEQEEAYTEWFINYIRGEML; encoded by the coding sequence ATGGCAGCTGTAGGACCACCAGTGTTACAAATCGTCGGGTATAAAAAAAGCGGGAAGTCAACGTTGATGCGAAAATGGATTTCTTGCTGTGAAACGCTTGGCTGGGAGGTAGGAGCAATTAAGCACCACGGTCATGGCGGGGCTCCTTCGCTCGGTGAGGAAAAGACAGATAGTGTATCGTTTTTCAAAAGCGGGGCAACAGCGTCATTGGTAGAAGGCGATGGTGTTATTCAACTTCTCTTGAAAAAGAAAAATATCACCTTGGACCAAATGATTGCATTCTACCAAATAGTTGAACCTTCTCTTATTTTAATAGAGGGATATAAACAGGCTGCCTTTCCAAAGGTTGTGATTATCCGTAACCGAGAAGAGTGGGAGCAGCTGCAACACTTAACTAATATTGTAGCAATTATTACTCATTTACCTTTTTTGATGAACTTTTCATGTCCAGTATTTTCATATGAACAAGAGGAAGCCTATACAGAATGGTTTATTAATTATATTCGGGGGGAAATGCTATGA
- a CDS encoding molybdopterin molybdotransferase MoeA, producing the protein MISRRKPIPVSEAIEKVVQTVRATGTEDIPLDEAYGRTLAEPIIATHNVPPFNRSPYDGFAIRSVDSEGASSSNRVTFKVIDHIGAGDVSSQWLQANEAVRIMTGAQIPENADAVVMFEVTKEEERSDGQYFSIQKPFKKNENVSMQGEDAKKGEVLIEEGAYIHPGVIALLATFGYAKVEVSKIPTVGVFATGSELVEVDEPLEPGKIRNSNGAMIRAQLKRTGVRVLDFGKLHDDEDLCFTQVQSALDKVDALITTGGVSVGDYDYLPAIYERLNADVLFNKIAMRPGSVTTVAHVEGKLLFGLSGNPSACFVGFELYARTALLKMMQASKPYLPYQKATLLEDFKKANPFTRFIRAIYWADEQGQYVVPAGFNKSNAVSSLARSNAFIVLPSGTRGFVKGNEVDVLMLGIEEGSAVWQL; encoded by the coding sequence ATGATAAGCAGAAGAAAACCTATTCCTGTTTCAGAAGCGATAGAAAAGGTGGTGCAAACAGTTAGAGCAACCGGGACAGAAGATATTCCTTTAGATGAGGCATATGGCAGGACTTTGGCAGAACCAATTATCGCAACCCATAACGTTCCGCCATTCAACCGTTCTCCATACGATGGGTTTGCTATCCGCTCTGTCGACTCAGAAGGAGCCTCTTCAAGTAATCGTGTAACCTTTAAAGTTATCGATCATATCGGAGCTGGAGACGTTTCTTCTCAATGGCTGCAAGCAAACGAGGCAGTAAGAATTATGACCGGAGCGCAAATACCTGAAAATGCAGATGCTGTTGTTATGTTTGAAGTGACGAAAGAGGAAGAACGATCAGATGGTCAATACTTTAGCATTCAAAAGCCTTTCAAGAAAAATGAAAATGTGTCAATGCAGGGTGAAGATGCAAAAAAAGGAGAAGTACTGATTGAAGAAGGTGCTTATATTCATCCAGGCGTGATTGCCTTACTAGCAACCTTTGGCTATGCAAAGGTGGAAGTAAGCAAAATTCCAACGGTTGGTGTTTTTGCGACTGGTTCTGAGCTTGTTGAAGTAGATGAGCCATTAGAACCTGGAAAAATTCGCAACAGCAATGGAGCAATGATTCGAGCGCAACTAAAACGAACGGGCGTAAGAGTACTTGATTTTGGTAAGTTGCATGATGATGAAGATTTATGTTTTACACAAGTTCAGTCTGCTTTAGATAAAGTTGACGCGCTAATAACGACTGGTGGCGTATCAGTCGGCGATTATGATTATTTACCAGCGATTTATGAACGATTAAATGCTGACGTCCTTTTTAATAAAATCGCGATGCGTCCAGGCAGTGTTACAACTGTCGCACATGTAGAAGGAAAGTTGCTCTTTGGTTTATCAGGAAACCCATCAGCTTGTTTCGTCGGATTTGAACTATATGCACGTACTGCACTTTTGAAAATGATGCAAGCGTCAAAACCTTATTTACCTTATCAAAAAGCAACGCTGTTAGAAGATTTCAAAAAAGCAAACCCCTTTACACGTTTTATTCGGGCCATTTATTGGGCAGATGAACAGGGACAATATGTTGTTCCTGCTGGTTTCAATAAATCAAATGCCGTATCCTCTCTCGCTCGTTCAAATGCTTTTATTGTGTTACCAAGTGGAACGCGGGGATTTGTAAAGGGAAATGAAGTAGATGTTTTAATGCTTGGTATTGAAGAAGGAAGCGCAGTATGGCAGCTGTAG
- the moaC gene encoding cyclic pyranopterin monophosphate synthase MoaC, with protein sequence MAKFTHFNDQGRAKMVDISDKQITSRTAIAESRISVSSAVYEQIQQGTNKKGDVFAVAQVAGVMAAKKTSDLIPMCHPIALTGVNIDFEWNISVEDEWYEAIITVEAKTKGSTGVEMEALTAASATALTIYDMCKAIDKEMTIGSTYLRRKTGGKSGNYERKE encoded by the coding sequence ATGGCGAAATTCACGCATTTTAATGACCAAGGCCGGGCAAAAATGGTTGATATTTCGGATAAACAAATAACGTCTCGAACTGCAATTGCCGAATCACGTATTTCTGTAAGCAGTGCCGTCTATGAACAAATCCAGCAAGGAACCAATAAAAAAGGCGATGTGTTTGCTGTTGCCCAAGTAGCTGGTGTTATGGCAGCAAAGAAAACTTCTGATCTGATTCCGATGTGTCACCCAATCGCCCTTACAGGAGTTAATATTGATTTTGAATGGAACATATCTGTAGAAGATGAATGGTATGAAGCCATCATTACAGTAGAAGCCAAAACAAAGGGCAGTACAGGTGTTGAAATGGAAGCTTTAACTGCTGCCTCTGCTACAGCGTTAACGATTTATGATATGTGTAAGGCGATTGATAAAGAAATGACAATTGGCTCTACATATTTACGCCGTAAGACAGGCGGAAAAAGTGGAAACTATGAGCGCAAGGAATAA
- the modB gene encoding molybdate ABC transporter permease subunit, protein MNQYFWEPIQLSLFVSTIATVLVFITGTLLAYIFTRYKVKGKVIWESAFMLPLVLPPSVVGFLLLQLLGRNGEIGKYVFKLFHVTPTFTIYAAIIASAVVSFPLMYQSAKSGFTSIPKDMIEAAVLETKKEWIFLVHIFLPLSKRALLTGVILSLTRGIGEFGATLMFAGNIPGKTQTIPTAIYVAFEKGNDTLAWVYVAVSISLSFFFLWFTTKLQKDA, encoded by the coding sequence ATGAATCAATATTTCTGGGAACCAATTCAACTTTCATTGTTCGTTTCCACAATTGCTACAGTACTTGTTTTCATTACAGGTACATTACTAGCCTACATATTTACACGTTACAAGGTGAAGGGGAAGGTTATCTGGGAATCGGCTTTTATGCTACCGCTTGTTCTTCCACCTAGCGTTGTAGGTTTTTTGCTGTTACAGCTTTTAGGACGAAATGGAGAAATTGGAAAATATGTTTTTAAACTTTTTCATGTAACACCGACGTTTACTATTTATGCTGCGATTATTGCATCAGCCGTTGTCTCATTTCCTCTAATGTACCAATCAGCAAAATCAGGATTTACGTCGATACCTAAGGATATGATTGAAGCTGCTGTTTTGGAGACAAAAAAAGAATGGATTTTTTTAGTACATATTTTTCTTCCGCTTTCAAAAAGAGCGCTTCTAACAGGTGTTATCCTTAGCCTGACGCGTGGAATTGGTGAATTTGGTGCAACACTGATGTTTGCAGGTAATATCCCAGGTAAAACTCAAACCATTCCGACAGCTATTTATGTCGCTTTTGAAAAAGGAAATGACACGCTTGCATGGGTTTATGTAGCAGTAAGTATTAGCCTTTCCTTCTTTTTTCTTTGGTTCACTACAAAGCTGCAAAAGGATGCTTAA
- the modA gene encoding molybdate ABC transporter substrate-binding protein produces the protein MKQRKVLYVGAAVAFITLLTAMLSLQAQSVKSEKTTLIVGAASSFLPMIEEIEQEFEQAYPNIDVRFHVGGSGLLARQIEAYAPIDVCMLASAKEFHLLEEKGRVQEKGAGVFLKNKLVSIQPKGAPKKSLNDLVDTNNWLAIGTPGAVPVGTYAKEALRNGGKWEQAHDHLVFGKDTHQVLTLVEQREVGAGIVYKTDAKSSHYVQITDTIPEDLHRPIHYMKGVLNISEHKEEAEAFTAFLSTEKMQALFESYGFEVK, from the coding sequence ATGAAGCAACGCAAGGTATTGTATGTTGGAGCGGCAGTTGCGTTCATCACCCTCTTAACCGCCATGCTATCGCTCCAAGCACAGAGCGTGAAAAGTGAGAAAACAACTCTTATTGTCGGAGCGGCATCAAGCTTTCTGCCAATGATTGAAGAGATTGAGCAAGAATTTGAACAAGCATATCCAAACATTGATGTTCGCTTTCATGTTGGTGGTTCCGGTTTGTTGGCAAGACAAATCGAAGCGTATGCTCCAATTGATGTGTGCATGCTTGCTTCTGCGAAAGAATTTCATTTATTAGAAGAAAAAGGACGGGTCCAAGAAAAAGGTGCAGGCGTATTTTTAAAAAATAAACTTGTCAGCATTCAGCCAAAAGGGGCACCTAAAAAATCGCTCAACGACCTTGTTGACACAAATAATTGGCTTGCAATCGGAACCCCTGGAGCAGTGCCAGTTGGAACATATGCAAAGGAAGCACTTAGAAATGGAGGTAAATGGGAACAAGCACATGATCACCTCGTGTTCGGAAAAGATACACATCAAGTATTAACGCTTGTTGAGCAAAGGGAAGTCGGAGCGGGGATTGTCTACAAAACAGATGCAAAATCCTCTCATTACGTCCAAATAACAGATACGATTCCTGAAGACCTTCATCGTCCCATTCATTATATGAAAGGTGTACTTAACATTTCAGAACATAAAGAGGAAGCAGAAGCTTTTACAGCATTTTTATCTACAGAAAAAATGCAAGCTTTATTTGAAAGCTATGGGTTCGAAGTGAAGTAG
- a CDS encoding molybdenum cofactor biosynthesis protein B: MSVQFKGNKSTPISIGILTVSDTRNKETDKSGQAVRKLLEEAGHSVAAYELVADELGIIQHEAQRMLDDNSVQALLITGGTGIAKRDVTIEAITPLFDKEIPGFGEIFRMLSFTEDIGTKALLTRASAGVKNNKVVFVLPGSTGAVTLAMNRLILPELHHITHELQKDN; this comes from the coding sequence ATGTCGGTTCAATTTAAGGGAAACAAATCAACCCCCATTTCAATAGGCATTCTTACAGTAAGTGATACACGGAACAAAGAAACAGATAAAAGCGGCCAAGCGGTCCGCAAGTTGTTAGAAGAAGCCGGCCATTCAGTTGCAGCATATGAACTGGTTGCAGATGAACTAGGAATCATTCAACATGAAGCACAGCGAATGCTCGATGATAACAGCGTTCAAGCTTTACTCATAACAGGTGGTACAGGGATTGCGAAACGAGATGTAACGATTGAAGCCATTACACCCTTATTTGATAAAGAAATCCCAGGTTTCGGTGAAATCTTTCGGATGCTTAGTTTTACGGAGGATATAGGGACGAAAGCATTGCTAACGAGAGCTTCAGCTGGGGTGAAGAATAACAAAGTAGTATTCGTATTACCTGGTTCTACAGGGGCAGTTACGTTGGCGATGAACCGATTAATACTCCCTGAGCTTCATCACATTACCCATGAATTACAAAAAGACAATTAA
- a CDS encoding ThiF family adenylyltransferase produces the protein MTQENRYSRQELFQPIGITGQRKISQKHVLLIGCGALGTSIAESLVRAGIGEITIVDRDYVEISNLQRQQLFVEQDAIEQKPKAIAAKERLLMLRPDAVIHAHIKDITAVEMEKLVQQADVVMDGTDNFETRFMINDAAVKFRKPWIYGACVGSTGAMYVIRPHETPCLRCMWSSIPAMNQTCDTAGIISPAVQLVTAYQTAEALKLLVEDETSIRSKLLYFDTWTNERLELNLSKLKKPNCPSCGPTPTYPSLLVDGQMKTAVLCGRNTVQIRPNQERTVNLAELAAQIEEGGIKVKQTPYLLQFYMEDFRMVFFADGRLLIHGLKDRNRAKKLYHQLFG, from the coding sequence ATGACACAAGAAAATCGATATTCACGACAGGAGTTGTTTCAGCCAATTGGGATTACAGGCCAAAGGAAAATCTCGCAGAAACATGTTCTTCTTATTGGCTGCGGTGCTTTAGGAACGTCGATAGCTGAATCACTTGTAAGGGCTGGTATTGGGGAAATCACAATTGTTGATCGCGATTATGTTGAGATCTCTAATCTTCAGCGGCAGCAGCTGTTCGTTGAGCAGGATGCCATTGAGCAAAAACCGAAAGCCATTGCTGCAAAAGAAAGATTGTTAATGCTCCGCCCTGATGCTGTTATTCATGCCCACATCAAAGATATAACTGCTGTAGAAATGGAAAAACTCGTTCAACAAGCAGATGTAGTCATGGATGGGACAGATAACTTTGAAACACGCTTTATGATCAATGATGCAGCTGTTAAATTTAGAAAACCATGGATTTATGGAGCATGTGTCGGCAGTACGGGTGCAATGTATGTAATCAGACCTCATGAAACTCCTTGCTTACGTTGTATGTGGTCATCCATTCCGGCTATGAATCAAACATGTGACACAGCAGGTATTATTAGTCCGGCTGTTCAGCTAGTTACTGCATATCAAACAGCAGAAGCATTGAAGCTATTAGTGGAAGATGAAACATCGATTCGTTCAAAGCTACTTTATTTTGACACATGGACAAATGAACGTCTTGAATTAAATTTATCTAAACTAAAGAAGCCGAATTGTCCAAGCTGCGGACCAACACCTACATATCCAAGTTTGCTGGTAGATGGACAGATGAAAACCGCAGTGCTTTGTGGACGCAATACTGTCCAAATTCGTCCAAATCAAGAGCGAACAGTCAATTTAGCTGAATTGGCAGCTCAAATTGAAGAAGGTGGAATAAAAGTTAAGCAAACACCGTACTTACTGCAATTTTATATGGAAGATTTTCGAATGGTTTTCTTTGCTGACGGTCGATTATTAATCCATGGTCTTAAGGATAGAAATAGAGCAAAGAAACTGTATCATCAACTTTTTGGATAG
- a CDS encoding 2Fe-2S iron-sulfur cluster-binding protein — protein sequence MKKLTVGSLIPNQQKGKLLITKSSQKKEQINEVEKKIVITQHDQTFNVILNKGETLLNTALMQEIPLDYKCKKGTCGRCHVHVNQGMEYLTAVNDQEKKKLETAVEHGDRLACQATII from the coding sequence GTGAAAAAGTTAACAGTCGGTTCATTAATTCCAAATCAACAAAAAGGCAAGTTGCTTATTACAAAGTCTTCGCAAAAAAAAGAACAAATAAACGAAGTAGAAAAGAAAATCGTGATTACTCAGCATGACCAAACGTTTAACGTCATTCTTAACAAAGGCGAAACATTGCTTAATACAGCATTAATGCAGGAAATCCCGCTAGATTATAAATGTAAAAAAGGCACATGCGGTAGATGTCACGTTCATGTGAATCAAGGAATGGAATACTTGACAGCTGTTAATGATCAAGAAAAGAAAAAGTTAGAAACAGCAGTAGAACATGGAGATCGATTAGCTTGCCAGGCAACCATTATATGA
- a CDS encoding family 1 encapsulin nanocompartment shell protein: MSESPLNETQWEELDQTVINSASRQLIGRRFIDIYGPLGNGVQSVTNDIYEDSELGSLSYHGQSSEISLPKKRVNLSVPLLHKDFILYWRDLQYAEALNNPIDFSAAANAAQQCAHLEDDLIFNGSKEFDLPGLLNVKGKLSHIRNDWMTSGGAFSDIVEARNKLLKMGHTGPYTLILSPQLYALLHRVHQGTNVLEIEHVRELMTGGVLQSPMISGERGVIVDAGKQNVDLAIAQDFETVFLDDENMNYIFRVFESVVLRIKRPSAICTLEDPEKND; encoded by the coding sequence ATGTCCGAATCACCTTTGAATGAAACACAATGGGAAGAACTCGACCAAACAGTTATTAACAGTGCCAGCAGGCAGTTAATTGGCCGCCGCTTTATTGATATTTATGGACCATTAGGAAATGGTGTCCAGTCTGTTACAAATGACATCTATGAAGACTCAGAATTAGGAAGTCTTAGTTATCATGGTCAATCCTCAGAAATTTCTCTTCCGAAAAAACGTGTGAATTTAAGTGTTCCACTGCTTCATAAAGACTTCATTCTTTATTGGCGAGACCTGCAATATGCTGAAGCGCTTAACAACCCAATTGATTTTTCTGCCGCTGCGAATGCAGCACAGCAATGTGCACATTTGGAAGATGATTTAATTTTCAATGGCTCAAAGGAATTTGATTTACCTGGATTGCTAAATGTAAAAGGGAAGCTTTCTCACATTCGAAATGATTGGATGACATCAGGTGGCGCCTTTAGTGATATTGTAGAAGCCCGTAATAAATTATTGAAAATGGGTCATACAGGGCCATATACACTCATTTTATCACCACAGCTCTATGCGTTGTTGCATCGTGTTCATCAAGGAACAAATGTATTAGAAATTGAACATGTTCGTGAATTAATGACAGGAGGCGTGCTTCAATCACCGATGATTAGCGGTGAAAGAGGGGTTATCGTGGATGCGGGTAAGCAGAATGTTGACTTAGCAATTGCTCAAGATTTTGAGACCGTCTTTTTAGATGATGAAAATATGAATTACATCTTTAGAGTGTTTGAATCTGTTGTGCTTCGTATTAAACGACCAAGTGCGATTTGTACTTTAGAAGACCCGGAAAAAAATGATTAA
- a CDS encoding cytochrome P450 produces the protein MFTSSHIPKEKGLDHTLSLLSEGFRFIPNRRQQLNSDIFQTRLLGEKVICMAGAEAAEVFYDNDLFMRKNAAPKRVQKTLFGENAVQGMDGAAHKHRKRMFLSMMTPDRLDEMKEITKEQWQAKISEWRNKEEVVLFQETEEVMCRVACLWSGVPLQEDEVKKRTKDLGLMIDTFAETGERYRRGKKARARTEKWIKEIIKQIRSKKINPPANTAAYIIAWHRTLNGKKLDEEMAAIELLNVIRPIVAIGRYITFGALALHDYPEVKEKLQENKGNYSQMFVQEVRRFYPFGPFTAARVKKTFEWNGFVFKKGRLVLLDIYGTNHHPDLWDQPDEFKPERFHNWEGSPFSFIPQGGGDHYMGHRCAGEWLTVLIMKESMEFLTKKINYTVPPQDLSYHMGRIPTIPKSRLVIKNVQRITD, from the coding sequence ATGTTCACTAGCAGCCATATTCCGAAAGAAAAAGGACTGGATCATACGCTTTCGTTATTATCAGAAGGTTTTCGATTTATTCCTAATCGTAGGCAGCAATTAAATTCCGATATTTTTCAAACTCGACTACTCGGTGAAAAGGTCATTTGTATGGCAGGGGCAGAGGCCGCTGAAGTCTTTTATGATAATGACCTCTTTATGCGTAAAAATGCCGCTCCAAAACGCGTCCAAAAAACATTATTTGGTGAAAATGCCGTGCAGGGAATGGACGGCGCTGCACATAAGCATCGTAAAAGAATGTTTTTATCGATGATGACTCCAGACCGCCTTGATGAGATGAAAGAAATTACGAAAGAGCAATGGCAAGCCAAAATTAGTGAATGGCGAAATAAAGAGGAAGTCGTCCTATTTCAGGAAACGGAAGAAGTAATGTGCAGGGTCGCTTGTCTTTGGTCAGGTGTACCTCTTCAAGAAGATGAAGTCAAAAAACGAACGAAGGACCTTGGTTTAATGATTGACACCTTTGCAGAAACAGGCGAAAGGTATCGACGTGGAAAGAAAGCACGTGCAAGAACCGAGAAGTGGATAAAGGAAATCATCAAGCAAATCCGCTCGAAGAAAATAAATCCCCCTGCAAATACAGCCGCATACATTATTGCTTGGCATCGAACATTGAATGGGAAAAAGCTCGATGAAGAGATGGCGGCAATTGAATTGTTGAATGTTATTCGGCCGATTGTCGCGATTGGCAGATATATTACATTCGGTGCCCTCGCATTACATGACTATCCAGAAGTAAAAGAAAAGCTACAGGAAAACAAAGGAAACTATAGCCAAATGTTTGTTCAAGAGGTTCGCCGCTTCTACCCTTTTGGTCCTTTCACTGCCGCCAGAGTAAAGAAAACATTCGAATGGAACGGCTTTGTTTTCAAAAAAGGCAGGTTAGTACTGTTAGATATTTACGGCACAAACCATCACCCAGACCTTTGGGACCAGCCTGATGAGTTTAAGCCAGAACGATTTCATAACTGGGAAGGAAGCCCTTTTTCATTTATTCCTCAAGGTGGTGGTGATCATTATATGGGACACCGCTGTGCTGGAGAATGGCTGACTGTGCTGATTATGAAAGAAAGCATGGAATTCTTAACAAAAAAAATTAATTATACTGTCCCACCTCAAGATTTAAGTTATCACATGGGTAGAATACCGACGATCCCTAAGAGTAGGCTTGTGATTAAGAATGTTCAGCGAATAACAGACTAA